A single Glycine soja cultivar W05 chromosome 14, ASM419377v2, whole genome shotgun sequence DNA region contains:
- the LOC114384273 gene encoding abscisic acid 8'-hydroxylase CYP707A1-like has translation MDGIFAYIILILVTIFSFMFLPKPNRRRPQNQTLAKLPPGSMGWPYIGETLQLYSQDPNAYFSTKHKRYGEIFKTNILGCPCVMLTSPEAARFVLVTQAHLFRPTYPKSKERLIGPFALFFHQGEYHTRLRKLVQRSLSLEALRNLVPHIETLALSAMNSWGGDGQVINTFKEMKRFSFEVGILTVFGHLEPRLREELKKNYRIVDNGYNSFPTCIPGTQYQKALLARRRLGKIICDIICERKEKKLLERDLLSCLLNWKGEGGEVLSDDQIADNIIGVLFAAQDTTASAMTWVVKYLHDEPKLLESVKAEQKAIHKSNEGNLPLSWDQTRNMRITHKVVLESLRMASIISFPFREAIADVEYKGFLIPKGWKAMPLFRNIHHNPEFFPEPQKFNPLRFEVAPKPNTFMPFGSGVHACPGNELAKLETLIMIHHLVTKFRWEVVGSKCGIQYGPFPLPLNGLPARCWRESYQLEKAAREENA, from the exons ATGGATGGAATTTTCGCTTACATCATTCTCATTTTGGTTACcatattttcatttatgttCTTACCAAAACCAAACAGAAGAAGACCTCAGAACCAGACACTTGCAAAGCTCCCTCCAGGCTCAATGGGGTGGCCGTACATAGGAGAAACCCTTCAACTCTACTCCCAAGACCCAAATGCCTACTTTTCCACCAAACACAAAAG GTATGGTGAAATTTTCAAGACCAACATcttgggttgtccctgtgtgatgCTGACCAGCCCTGAGGCTGCACGCTTCGTGCTAGTGACTCAAGCTCACTTGTTCAGACCAACATACCCGAAAAGCAAAGAGCGTTTGATTGGTccctttgctctgtttttccACCAAGGTGAATACCACACACGTTTGAGGAAACTTGTTCAGAGGTCACTGTCTTTAGAAGCACTTCGCAACTTGGTGCCTCATATTGAAACCTTAGCCTTATCTGCCATGAACTCTTGGGGTGGTGATGGCCAAGTCATTAACACATTTAAGGAAATGAAAAGG TTTTCTTTTGAAGTTGGAATCCTCACAGTTTTTGGCCATCTAGAGCCGCGTTTGAGGGAGGAGCTAAAGAAGAATTACCGGATTGTGGACAATGGTTACAATTCCTTTCCAACGTGCATCCCAGGAACACAATACCAAAAGGCACTGTTG GCTAGAAGGAGACTTGGCAAGATTATATGTGACATAATTTGTGAGAGGAAGGAGAAGAAGTTGCTTGAAAGGGATCTCTTGAGCTGCTTATTGAATTGGAAAGGTGAAGGGGGAGAAGTGTTATCTGATGACCAAATTGCAGATAACATTATTGGGGTGCTTTTTGCTGCTCAGGACACCACAGCTAGTGCCATGACATGGGTTGTAAAGTACCTGCATGATGAACCGAAACTTCTGGAGTCTGTAAAG GCTGAGCAGAAGGCAATTCACAAGTCTAATGAAGGTAACCTACCACTGAGTTGGGATCAGACTAGAAACATGCGAATTACTCACAAG GTTGTGTTAGAGAGTTTGAGAATGGCAAGCATTATATCATTCCCTTTCAGAGAAGCAATAGCTGATGTGGAATACAAGG GATTCCTAATACCAAAAGGGTGGAAAGCGATGCCTCTGTTTAGAAATATTCACCACAATCCAGAATTTTTTCCAGAGCCTCAGAAATTCAACCCTTTAAGGTTTGAG GTCGCACCAAAGCCCAATACTTTCATGCCATTTGGTAGTGGAGTGCATGCCTGCCCCGGCAATGAGCTTGCTAAGCTGGAGACACTGATTATGATCCATCATTTGGTCACCAAGTTTAG GTGGGAAGTGGTAGGATCCAAGTGTGGAATTCAGTATGGCCCATTCCCTTTGCCACTGAATGGACTCCCAGCTAGATGTTGGAGAGAATCCTACCAGCTAGAAAAGGCAGCACGGGAAGAAAACGCATGA
- the LOC114383313 gene encoding peroxisomal multifunctional enzyme type 2-like isoform X2 — protein MADSSSNLKSDAIMEQMKQHLATDSGKQVTKKIGLVYQIQIAPKKLGIDEVVYTVDLRKGEVTKGPYEGGKPDASFSFKDEDFVKVALGKMNPQIAFMSG, from the exons ATGGCTGATTCTTCTTCGAACTTGAAATCCGACGCGATAATGGAGCAGATGAAGCAGCACCTCGCCACCGACTCAGGCAAACAAGTCACCAAAAAAATTGGACTCGTTTATCAGATTCAAATTGCTCCTAAG AAACTTGGAATCGACGAGGTCGTCTACACCGTTGATCTCAGGAAAGGAGAGGTCACTAAAG GGCCATATGAAGGAGGAAAGCCTGATGcatctttttcatttaaggACGAGGACTTTGTTAAGGTTGCCTTGGGGAAGATGAATCCACAGATTGCTTTCATGAG TGGTTAA
- the LOC114383313 gene encoding non-specific lipid-transfer protein-like isoform X1, with product MADSSSNLKSDAIMEQMKQHLATDSGKQVTKKIGLVYQIQIAPKKLGIDEVVYTVDLRKGEVTKGPYEGGKPDASFSFKDEDFVKVALGKMNPQIAFMRGAMKIKGSLSAAQKFTPDIFPKPSKL from the exons ATGGCTGATTCTTCTTCGAACTTGAAATCCGACGCGATAATGGAGCAGATGAAGCAGCACCTCGCCACCGACTCAGGCAAACAAGTCACCAAAAAAATTGGACTCGTTTATCAGATTCAAATTGCTCCTAAG AAACTTGGAATCGACGAGGTCGTCTACACCGTTGATCTCAGGAAAGGAGAGGTCACTAAAG GGCCATATGAAGGAGGAAAGCCTGATGcatctttttcatttaaggACGAGGACTTTGTTAAGGTTGCCTTGGGGAAGATGAATCCACAGATTGCTTTCATGAG AGGTGCGATGAAGATTAAGGGAAGCTTGAGTGCTGCTCAGAAATTTACTCCAGATATCTTCCCAAAGCCTTCCAAGCTGTGA